The Actinomadura graeca nucleotide sequence CCCTGATGGTGTCCCGGGTGACGGCCCGGTACGGGCCGTGGGTCGCGATCAGCGGCGGCGCGGCGATCATGATCGGGGTGTCGGCCTGGATCCACACGCTGCTGACCCCGCACCCGCAGTTCCTCACCTTCTGGCTGCCGACCGGGCTCGTCGTCGGGGTCGGGATGGGCGCGCTGGCGAGCGGGGTGTCCAGCGCGGCGGCCATGGCCGTGGCCCCGCGGCGGTTCGCCGCGGCGATCGGGCTGAACACCGCCGCGCGGCAGGTGGGGGGCGCGCTCGGGATCGCCGCGCTCGCGGCCATCCTGCCCCTGGGGGCGGCCGCCGAGCCCGGCGACTACCTCGACGTGTACCTCTTCTGCGGGGCGGTGTCGCTGGTCAGCGTGGTCGCGGGCGTCCTGGTCGCGCTGGGCGGGCGGCGGGGGGCGGGGGGCGACCCGCCGTGAACGGCAGGGAGCACCGGCTGTTCATCGTGACCGCGTCGGTCGTCCCGCTCGTCGGCACGGCCGCGGCGATGGTGCTGCTGTGGAACCGCGTGTTCGGCCCCGGTGACCTCGTCGCGCTGGCCGTGATGTACACGGTCGCCGGGATCGGGATCAGCACGGGCTACCACCGGCTCCTCGCGCACCGGTCCTTCCGGACGTACCGGCCCGTCCATGACGCGCTGGCCGTCGCCGGGACGATCGCGGGCCAGGGCCCGGCCATCACCTGGGTCGCGCACCACCGCCGCCACCACCGGGTCGCGGACCGCGACGGCGACCCGCACAGCCCGTACTTCCAGGGCGAGCGCACCCGGACGGCCGTGCTCAGGGGCCTGTGGCACGCCCACCTCGGATGGCTGCTCGACGAGAGGCTCACGTCCGACCCCGTGCGGTACTGCCCCGACCTGGTGCGCGACCGCCACCTGCGCTGGATCAGCAGGCACTTCGTCTCTTTGCTGCTCGCCGGGCTCGCGGCCCCGGCGGTGCTCGGATTCCTGCTGACCGGCGGCCCCGCCGGGGCGGCCACCGGCTTCGTCTGGGGCGGGCTGGTGCGGCTGTTCCTGCTCAACCACACGACGTACGCGGTCAACTCCATCGGGCACGTCTACGGCAGGCGCCGGTTCAGCACCGCCGACGAGTCCCGCAACATCGGCTGGCTGGCGATCCCCACCTTCGGCGACTCCTTCCACAACAACCACCACGCCTTCCCGCGGGCGGCCGGCCACGGGATGCGCTGGTACGAGGCCGATCTGAGCGGGCTGTTCATCCTCGCGCTCGCCCGGGCGAACCTGGCCTGGGACGTGATCACCATCGACCGGGCGCGGCAGGACGCGCGCGCCGCCGGGCTCGTCCGGGCCGGATCCGGGCGGCACGCCCCCCTCACCCCGCCGGTGCCGCTCGCCGAGCGCCCGCGTTCCCGGGAGCCGGATCCCGGTGACGCCGGTGACATCGAGTAGGCGCGCACAGCACCAGACCGGAAAGTTCCACAGGACCCGAGGGATTCGAGCAGGCTTATGGACTCACTTTGGGATCACGTCCTCGGCGCGCGGCACGGCCGGCTCCACTGCTGGACGGGGCAGGGTTTCGTGACGGCGGGCTGGGACGAGGTGGCCGCCGACGCGCGCGCGATGGCCGGCGGGCTGCGCCGCCTGGGCGTGCGGCCGGGCGTGCACGTCGCCGCCGTCCTCACCAACTCCCCGCAGGCGGTCCGCGGGGTGCTGGCGGTGTGGCTGGCGGGAGGGACGGTGGTGTCACTGCCCGTCCCGGCCCGGGGCATGAGCCCGGACGAGTACGCCGGGCAGATCGCCACGCTCGTCGAGCTGGTCG carries:
- a CDS encoding acyl-CoA desaturase — translated: MNGREHRLFIVTASVVPLVGTAAAMVLLWNRVFGPGDLVALAVMYTVAGIGISTGYHRLLAHRSFRTYRPVHDALAVAGTIAGQGPAITWVAHHRRHHRVADRDGDPHSPYFQGERTRTAVLRGLWHAHLGWLLDERLTSDPVRYCPDLVRDRHLRWISRHFVSLLLAGLAAPAVLGFLLTGGPAGAATGFVWGGLVRLFLLNHTTYAVNSIGHVYGRRRFSTADESRNIGWLAIPTFGDSFHNNHHAFPRAAGHGMRWYEADLSGLFILALARANLAWDVITIDRARQDARAAGLVRAGSGRHAPLTPPVPLAERPRSREPDPGDAGDIE